In Mercurialis annua linkage group LG6, ddMerAnnu1.2, whole genome shotgun sequence, the following are encoded in one genomic region:
- the LOC126687319 gene encoding exosome complex component RRP45A-like, whose protein sequence is MEGRMGSTWRMSVNEKKFIETALESDLRIDGRNSHEYRKLTIKFGREDGSSEVQLGQTHVMGFVTGQLVHPYKDRPNEGSLSIFTEFSPMADPSFESGRPGESAVELGRIIDRGLRESRAVDTESLCVLAGKLVWAIRIDLHILDNGGNLVDAANVAALAALLTFRRPECTLGGEDGQQVTVHPPEVKEPLPLIVHHLPIAVTFAFFSSEHIMVVDPTHNEEAVMKGRMTITVNANGDICAIQKAGGEGVMQSRIMHCLRLASRNAESITKKIKDAVEASNTERAQRKIKRHSTSVAVDVRIPVGNEMELDTKPFIRKVSSELAGNQVERLKLASEESSVSQSNGNDGGLRSSEQSVTSYREGNAGNFLGQSSRWDPHPKGADLDLLKASLASCGVSAPSKQKVSEQKGTQAEEEKTPDDTKLAPSVADNSETVAQISGEKTLKDAVKPKNRRRKRAPSSMNAS, encoded by the exons ATGGAAGGGAGAATGGGCAGTACGTGGCGAATGAGTGTGAATGAGAAGAAATTTATTGAGACAGCTTTGGAATCCGACTTGAGAATCGACGGTCGTAATTCGCACGAGTATCGTAAATTAACCATAAAGTTTGGCAG AGAAGATGGATCATCTGAGGTGCAGCTAGGTCAGACTCATGTGATGGGTTTTGTGACAGGTCAACTAGTTCATCCTTATAAAGATCGACCAAATGAAGGGTCACTTTCAATTTTTACAGAGTTTTCTCCAATGGCCGATCCTTCATTTGAGTCAGGCCGTCCAGGAGAATCTGCTGTCGAGTTGGGTCGTATAATAGATCGCGGTCTTAG GGAAAGTAGGGCAGTCGATACGGAATCACTTTGCGTTCTTGCTGGAAAGTTAGTTTGGGCCATTCGAATTGATCTTCACATCTTAGATAATGGCGG AAATCTAGTTGATGCGGCCAATGTTGCTGCTTTAGCTGCTCTCTTGACATTTCGAAGACCAGAATGCACATTAGGAGGAGAGGATGGTCAACAAGTGACAGTGCATCCACCTGAG GTAAAAGAACCTCTTCCTTTGATAGTACACCATCTCCCTATAGCagtaacgtttgcatttttcAGCAGTGAGCACATCATG GTAGTAGATCCGACCCACAATGAAGAGGCTGTAATGAAGGGACGAATGACTATTACAGTGAATGCAAATGGTGATATCTGTGCAATTCAGAAAGCCGGAGGTGAGGGTGTGATGCAAAGTCGTATAATGCATTGCTTACGACTTGCATCTAGGAATGCTGAGTCTATAACTAAGAAGATAAAAGATGCA GTTGAAGCATCTAACACAGAGAGAGCCCAACGGAAGATCAAGCGCCATTCTACTTCTGTTGCTGTTGATGTAAGGATACCTGTTGGTAACGAAATGGAGCTTGACACTAAACCTTTTATCCGGAAAGTAAGTAGCGAGTTGGCTGGAAACCAGGTGGAGAGATTGAAGCTGGCATCGGAAGAAAGCAGCGTCAGTCAAAGTAATGGCAATGATGGTGGACTCAGGTCATCAGAACAAAGTGTAACTAGTTACAGAGAAGGAAATGCTGGAAATTTCCTTGGACAATCCTCTCGATG GGATCCTCACCCAAAGGGTGCTGATTTGGATTTGCTGAAAGCTTCTCTAGCCTCATGCG GAGTTTCAGCCCCGAGCAAACAAAAGGTAAGTGAGCAAAAGGGCACTCAAGCTGAGGAAGAAAAAACACCTGACGATACAAAACTGGCTCCTTCAGTTGCTGATAACTCCGAAACTGTGGCTCAAATAAGCGGAGAAAAGACTTTGAAAGACGCTGTAAAGCCGAAGAACAGGAGAAGAAAAAGAGCACCATCCAGCATGAATGCTAGCTAG
- the LOC126688251 gene encoding probable magnesium transporter NIPA6 isoform X1: MGNSKDNLVGFILALSSSAFIGASFIIKKKGLRRAAAASGVRAGVGGYSYLLEPLWWLGMFTMIIGEIANFVAYAFAPAVLITPLGALSIIISAVLAHFILNEKLHKLGVLGCVMCIAGSIIIVIHAPQEHPITSVQEIWTMATQTAFLLYVASVIVLVVILIFHFSPLCGHSNVLVFTGICSLMGSLSVMSVKALGTALKLTFEGNNQLLYPETWFFVFVVATCVITQMNYLNKALDTFNTAVVSPIYYVMFTSLTILASVIMFKDWAGQSIGSITSEICGFVVVLSGTVLLHSTRDFERTTSFRGNSGSYAPLSPTLSTGLCSGNAEFMKYEEGDAPSADDICFRRQ, from the exons ATGGGTAACTCTAAAGATAATTTAGTTGGGTTTATTTTGGCGTTGTCATCAAGTGCTTTTATTGGAGCAAGTTTTATTATCAAAAAGAAAGGCCTTAGACGAGCTGCTGCTGCTTCTGGTGTTCGAGCtg GTGTTGGTGGATATTCTTACCTTTTGGAGCCCCTATGGTGGTTGGGCATGTTCACAA TGATTATTGGAGAAATTGCAAATTTTGTCGCTTATGCATTTGCTCCAGCAGTTCTCATCACCCCACTTGGTGCTTTAAGTATTATTATCAG TGCTGTGTTGGCACATTTTATCTTGAATGAGAAGTTGCACAAGCTTGGGGTCTTGGGTTGTGTTATGTGCATTGCTGGTTCAATAATAATTGTAATCCATGCACCTCAGGAGCATCCTATCACTTCCGTTCAAGAAATATGGACTATGGCGACTCAAACag CTTTCTTGCTTTATGTGGCCTCGGTGATCGTTCTTGTTGTTATTCTAATTTTCCATTTCTCACCACTTTGTGGGCACTCAAATGTCTTAGTTTTCACTGGCATCTGTTCATTGATGGGTTCTCTTTCG GTCATGAGTGTTAAAGCCCTTGGAACTGCTCTAAAATTGACTTTTGAAGGAAACAACCAATTGCTCTATCCAGAAACATGGTTTTTTGTGTTTGTTGTTGCTACATGTGTCATCACTCAGATGAATTACCTCAACAAG GCACTTGATACATTCAATACTGCGGTTGTTTCGCCCATTTACTACGTCATGTTCACATCACTTACAATTCTTGCGAGCGTCATCATGTTCAAG GACTGGGCTGGCCAAAGCATCGGAAGCATTACTTCTGAAATATGCGGTTTTGTTGTTGTGCTTTCCGGTACTGTCTTGTTACATTCAACCAGAGACTTCGAAAGAACAACTTCTTTTAGAG GAAATTCAGGTAGCTATGCACCTTTATCTCCTACACTGTCTACTGGACTCTGCAGCGGGAATGCAGAATTTATGAAGTACGAAGAGGGAGATGCTCCGTCTGCCGATGATATTTGCTTTCGAAGACAATAG
- the LOC126687460 gene encoding cytochrome P450 82A3-like yields the protein MENFLSLPSNTMTPGTVTVTLLIIICSFLWLTRTLLAKKKKAAPEAGGAWPLLGHLHLLGGPQPPHIVLGDMADKYGPIFSIKMGIHKTLVVSNWETAKECFTTNDRALADRPKLLAGELLAYDHSMFAFSSYGNYWRQMRKIATLELLSNTVSCWLGLTLAASDTTSVTLIWALSLLVNNPHILKKAQQEIYIHIGKEMHVRESDLNNLIYLKAIVKETLRLYPAGPLSVPHESMEDCTIAGYCIPRGTRLLTNIWKIHRDPNIWSDPSEYRPERFLTSHKDFDVRGQNFEFLPFGSGRRMCPGISFALQILHLTLATLLHGFDFSVPTSEPTNMTEALGLTNLKATPLEVLINPRLQSHLYQ from the exons ATGGAGAATTTTCTTTCCCTTCCATCAAACACTATGACTCCGGGCACCGTGACTGTTACCTTGTTAATTATTATATGCTCATTTCTTTGGCTAACAAGAACCCTGTTAGCTAAGAAAAAGAAAGCAGCACCAGAAGCTGGCGGTGCATGGCCGCTACTTGGCCATCTTCATCTTCTAGGAGGGCCGCAGCCACCGCACATAGTGTTGGGAGACATGGCGGATAAATATGGTCCGATCTTTAGTATCAAAATGGGGATACATAAAACCCTAGTAGTAAGCAATTGGGAAACTGCTAAAGAATGTTTCACAACTAATGATAGAGCCCTTGCCGATCGTCCCAAACTTCTTGCCGGAGAGCTTTTGGCTTACGATCATTCTATGTTCGCGTTCAGCTCGTATGGAAATTACTGGCGTCAAATGCGCAAGATCGCTACACTCGAGCTTCTGTCCAATA CTGTTAGCTGTTGGCTG GGTCTTACTCTAGCAGCATCAGACACAACATCAGTTACTTTGATATGGGCTCTGTCATTGTTAGTTAATAACCCTCATATCCTCAAGAAAGCTCAACAAGAAATATATATTCATATCGGCAAGGAAATGCATGTACGTGAATCTGATcttaataatttgatttatcTCAAAGCGATTGTTAAAGAAACGTTGCGTTTATATCCTGCCGGTCCACTTTCTGTGCCACATGAATCCATGGAAGACTGCACCATAGCTGGTTACTGTATTCCAAGAGGCACAAGATTACTAACTAATATTTGGAAGATTCACCGCGATCCAAATATATGGTCGGATCCTTCAGAATATCGACCAGAAAGATTTCTTACGAGTCATAAAGATTTTGATGTCAGAggtcaaaattttgaatttttaccgTTTGGTAGTGGAAGACGAATGTGTCCTGGAATTTCGTTTGCGCTTCAAATTTTGCATTTGACATTGGCTACGTTACTTCATGGTTTTGATTTTTCAGTTCCGACAAGTGAACCGACTAACATGACCGAAGCCCTTGGACTGACCAATCTTAAAGCAACGCCACTTGAAGTCCTCATCAATCCTCGCCTCCAATCTCATCTTTATCAGTAA
- the LOC126687459 gene encoding uncharacterized protein LOC126687459, whose protein sequence is MRELPLLALTFNAEDFRRINGLHNDALVRARCDNAHEGSTEYWYEKLRNTPIPEVVHGILVTCKNLGLNFLLLLLNFTLQLIFYVKTDLDITFWNMGADDDLGAFMLNDTKVRYDHPLGNMTDSVAFMLNDVNWKYDHPVHNMTDLAAFMLNDAKVKYDHPAKNMIVEKIGFTAFFLYDDFRVGMKLRLLPSNPVNSAKILPRHADNSIPFSVDQLPWILRKFSIKPGSVRAKMIANVVEGCRSQIKGEHRQCVNPSRK, encoded by the exons ATGAGGGAATTGCCTTTACTAGCATTAACATTTAACGCAGAAGATTTTAGACGCATTAATGGCCTGCACAATGACGCTTTG GTGAGGGCAAGGTGTGACAATGCTCATGAAGGGTCGACTGAATACTGGTATGAAAAGCTGAGAAATACCCCGATTCCGGAAGTTGTCCATGGGATCCTGGTTACATGTAAAAATTTAGGActcaattttcttcttcttcttctcaatTTTACTCTACAGCTAATTTTCTATGTCAAAACAGATTTGGACATCACTTTCTGGAATATGGGAGCCGATGATGATTTGGGTGCCTTTATGTTAAACGACACTAAGGTGAGATACGACCATCCACTCGGAAATATGACAGATTCGGTTGCTTTTATGTTAAATGATGTTAATTGGAAATATGATCATCCAGTCCATAATATGACAGATTTAGCTGCTTTTATGTTAAATGATGCTAAGGTGAAATACGACCATCCAGCAAAAAATATGATCGTCGAGAAGATTGGCTTTACCGCTTTTTTCTTGTACGATGATTTTCGAGTTGGAATGAAGCTCAGACTTCTTCCCTCTAACCCTGTAAACAGTGCAAAGATTTTGCCTAGACATGCTGACAACTCCATCCCGTTTTCTGTTGACCAGTTACCCTGGATTCTGAGAAAGTTCTCCATCAAGCCTGGGTCTGTACGGGCCAAGATGATTGCCAATGTAGTGGAGGGATGCCGGTCACAGATTAAAGGAGAGCACAGACAATGTGTCAATCCATCGAGGAAATGA
- the LOC126688251 gene encoding probable magnesium transporter NIPA3 isoform X2, giving the protein MGNSKDNLVGFILALSSSAFIGASFIIKKKGLRRAAAASGVRAGVGGYSYLLEPLWWLGMFTMIIGEIANFVAYAFAPAVLITPLGALSIIISAVLAHFILNEKLHKLGVLGCVMCIAGSIIIVIHAPQEHPITSVQEIWTMATQTAFLLYVASVIVLVVILIFHFSPLCGHSNVLVFTGICSLMGSLSVMSVKALGTALKLTFEGNNQLLYPETWFFVFVVATCVITQMNYLNKVGGT; this is encoded by the exons ATGGGTAACTCTAAAGATAATTTAGTTGGGTTTATTTTGGCGTTGTCATCAAGTGCTTTTATTGGAGCAAGTTTTATTATCAAAAAGAAAGGCCTTAGACGAGCTGCTGCTGCTTCTGGTGTTCGAGCtg GTGTTGGTGGATATTCTTACCTTTTGGAGCCCCTATGGTGGTTGGGCATGTTCACAA TGATTATTGGAGAAATTGCAAATTTTGTCGCTTATGCATTTGCTCCAGCAGTTCTCATCACCCCACTTGGTGCTTTAAGTATTATTATCAG TGCTGTGTTGGCACATTTTATCTTGAATGAGAAGTTGCACAAGCTTGGGGTCTTGGGTTGTGTTATGTGCATTGCTGGTTCAATAATAATTGTAATCCATGCACCTCAGGAGCATCCTATCACTTCCGTTCAAGAAATATGGACTATGGCGACTCAAACag CTTTCTTGCTTTATGTGGCCTCGGTGATCGTTCTTGTTGTTATTCTAATTTTCCATTTCTCACCACTTTGTGGGCACTCAAATGTCTTAGTTTTCACTGGCATCTGTTCATTGATGGGTTCTCTTTCG GTCATGAGTGTTAAAGCCCTTGGAACTGCTCTAAAATTGACTTTTGAAGGAAACAACCAATTGCTCTATCCAGAAACATGGTTTTTTGTGTTTGTTGTTGCTACATGTGTCATCACTCAGATGAATTACCTCAACAAGGTTGGTG GCACTTGA